From one Corvus cornix cornix isolate S_Up_H32 chromosome 21, ASM73873v5, whole genome shotgun sequence genomic stretch:
- the C1QB gene encoding complement C1q subcomponent subunit B, translated as MWTMWAMLICLAGGQLASATLCRTYGTVPGIPGLPGQPGSDGRDGENGPKGEQGPPGQGGAERGEKGDPGPPGHPGKFGPMGPPGQTGLPGSRGAPGPMGEPGDYKVTFKSAFSAARSISSYPRREQPVRFDRIITNENGHYENRYGRFTCSVPGIYYFTYHVTSRGNLCLNIKKGRGGSRGDKVVTFCDFVHSSFQVTTGGVVLKMAMNESVWLEPTEKNSLVGLEGSDSIFSGFLIFPEA; from the exons ATGTGGACCATGTGGGCCATGCTGATCTGCCTGGCTGGAGGGCAGCTTGCCAGTGCCACGCTCTGCAGGACCTACGGCACCGTCCCAGGCATTCCAGGATTGCCAGGACAGCCTGGCAGCgatggcagggatggggagaatGGCCCAAAGGGTGAGCAAG GACCTCCTGGCCAGGgtggagcagagagaggggagaagggagacCCGGGACCACCGGGGCATCCTGGGAAGTTCGGTCCCATGGGCCCCCCAGGTCAAACTGGCTTACCAGGTAGCAGGGGAGCGCCTGGCCCCATGGGGGAGCCTGGTGACTACAAGGTCACCTTCAAGTCTGCGTTCTCCGCTGCCAGGAGCATCAGCTCCTACCCCCGCCGGGAGCAGCCCGTCCGCTTCGACCGCATCATCACCAACGAGAACGGGCACTACGAGAACCGCTACGGCCGCTTCACCTGCAGCGTGCCCGGCATCTACTACTTCACCTACCACGTCACCTCCCGGGGCAACCTGTGCCTCAACATCAAAAAGGGCCGGGGTGGCAGCAGGGGCGACAAGGTGGTGACCTTCTGTGACTTCGTGCACAGCAGTTTCCAGGTGACCACGGGTGGTGTGGTCCTCAAGATGGCCATGAACGAGTCTGTCTGGCTGGAGCCAACAGAGAAGAACTCCCTGGTGGGGCTGGAAGGGTCCGACAGCATCTTCTCTGGCTTCCTCATCTTCCCGGAGGCTTAG
- the C1QC gene encoding complement C1q subcomponent subunit C codes for MEKRFWEQLCLALTLLLLNLGSAVTAKDPHSCYGAPGLPGMPGVPGRDGRDGLKGAKGEPGISASSTQLGPKGMKGEPGFPGPPGKPGPPGAPGPRGIPGTVGIAGPPGMPGSSKQKHQSAFSVTRQTSQYPLKNVPVVFNTVITNTNHDYDTTTGKFTCRLPGVYYFVFHSSHTANLCVILHKNQRRMASFCDHKTNTMQVSSGGTLLHLAAADEVWLGVNDYNGMVGIANSDSIFSGFLLFPD; via the exons atggagaagagattctgggagcagctctgtctggctctcaccctcctcctcctgaaTCTGGGCTCTGCTGTGACTGCAAAAGACCCTCACAGCTGCTATGGAGCTCCAGGACTGCCAGGCATGCCGGGtgtgccaggcagggatggcCGGGATGGGCTGAAGGGAGCCAAAGGGGAGCCAG GTATCTCAGCTTCTTCTACACAGCTAGGGCCCAAGGGCATGAAAGGGGAACCAGGCTTCCCTGGACCTCCAGGCAAGCCTGGCCCCCCTGGGGCCCCTGGTCCAAGGGGAATCCCTGGGACTGTGGGCATAGCCGGGCCCCCGGGAATGCCAGGCAGCTCCAAGCAGAAGCACCAGTCAGCGTTCTCAGTGACGAGGCAGACCAGCCAGTACCCCTTGAAGAACGTCCCCGTGGTTTTCAACACCGTCATCACCAACACCAACCATGACTACGACACCACCACGGGCAAGTTCACCTGCAGGCTCCCCGGGGTCTACTACTTCGTCTTCCACAGCTCCCACACAGCCAACCTCTGCGTCATCCTGCACAAGAACCAGAGGAGGATGGCCAGCTTCTGCGACCACAAAACCAACACCATGCAGGTCAGCTCAGGGGGGACGCTGCTCCACCTGGCTGCTGCGGACGAGGTCTGGCTGGGAGTGAATGACTACAACGGCATGGTGGGCATCGCCAACTCCGACAGCATCTTCTCAGGGTTCCTGCTCTTCCCGGACTAG
- the C1QA gene encoding complement C1q subcomponent subunit A isoform X2, whose product MQVHPSHPSSLPPYSQRRASSKPSCCSHCSLCHGHVRGGRMQPGFLLAASTLAAVLGMALLEDGVCKAPDGKNGSPGAPGRDGRPGQKGDVGEPGRPASSTGTKGPKGDAGEPGPPGLPGMVGIPGPPGPSGMTGLPGMPGRKGIAGDILEHPRPAFSASRLSPPRAGTTVVFDRIITNQENSYSPQTGKFTCSIPGLYYFAYQVVSSGDLCLSITKNRLRVVSFCDNNSHGILQVNSGSSVLSLATGDQVSLTTDPARGSSIYSGSEADSVFSGFLVSPETA is encoded by the exons ATGCAAGTTCATCCTTCCCAcccctcttctcttcctccctaCTCCCAGAGAAGAGCTTCCAGCAAACCgagctgctgctcacactgCTCT ctctgccatgggcaTGTCAGAG gaggcaggatGCAACCCGGATTcttgctggcagccagcaccctggcagcagtgctgggcatgGCCCTGCTGGAGGATGGAGTGTGTAAGGCACCGGATGGCAAGAATGGCTCCCCTGGAGCCCCTGGCCGTGATGGGAGGCCAGGGCAGAAGGGTGATGTGGGAGAGCCAG GGAGACCAGCGTCAAGCACAGGCACCAAGGGACCCAAAGGGGATGCAGGCGAACCAGGGCCTCCTGGCCTCCCAGGCATGGTTGGCATACCTGGCCCACCCGGCCCTAGTGGAATGACAGGGCTGCCAGGGATGCCGGGACGAAAAGGGATAGCTGGTGATATTTTGGAGCACCCGCGTCCTGCCTTCTCCGCCTCCAGGTTGTCACCCCCGCGCGCAGGCACGACGGTGGTGTTTGACAGGATCATCACCAACCAGGAGAACTCCTACAGTCCCCAGACCGGGAAGTTCACCTGCAGCATTCCCGGGCTCTACTACTTCGCCTACCAGGTGGTGTCCAGCGGCGACCTGTGTCTGAGCATCACCAAGAACAGGCTGCGCGTGGTCAGCTTCTGCGACAACAACAGCCACGGCATCCTGCAGGTGAACTCGGGCAGCAGCGTGCTCAGCCTGGCCACGGGTGACCAGGTGTCCCTGACCACCGACCCTGCCCGGGGCAGCTCCATTTACAGCGGCTCTGAGGCCGACAGCGTCTTCAGCGGGTTCCTGGTGTCCCCAGAGACAGCCTGA
- the C1QA gene encoding complement C1q subcomponent subunit A isoform X1 translates to MQPGFLLAASTLAAVLGMALLEDGVCKAPDGKNGSPGAPGRDGRPGQKGDVGEPGRPASSTGTKGPKGDAGEPGPPGLPGMVGIPGPPGPSGMTGLPGMPGRKGIAGDILEHPRPAFSASRLSPPRAGTTVVFDRIITNQENSYSPQTGKFTCSIPGLYYFAYQVVSSGDLCLSITKNRLRVVSFCDNNSHGILQVNSGSSVLSLATGDQVSLTTDPARGSSIYSGSEADSVFSGFLVSPETA, encoded by the exons atGCAACCCGGATTcttgctggcagccagcaccctggcagcagtgctgggcatgGCCCTGCTGGAGGATGGAGTGTGTAAGGCACCGGATGGCAAGAATGGCTCCCCTGGAGCCCCTGGCCGTGATGGGAGGCCAGGGCAGAAGGGTGATGTGGGAGAGCCAG GGAGACCAGCGTCAAGCACAGGCACCAAGGGACCCAAAGGGGATGCAGGCGAACCAGGGCCTCCTGGCCTCCCAGGCATGGTTGGCATACCTGGCCCACCCGGCCCTAGTGGAATGACAGGGCTGCCAGGGATGCCGGGACGAAAAGGGATAGCTGGTGATATTTTGGAGCACCCGCGTCCTGCCTTCTCCGCCTCCAGGTTGTCACCCCCGCGCGCAGGCACGACGGTGGTGTTTGACAGGATCATCACCAACCAGGAGAACTCCTACAGTCCCCAGACCGGGAAGTTCACCTGCAGCATTCCCGGGCTCTACTACTTCGCCTACCAGGTGGTGTCCAGCGGCGACCTGTGTCTGAGCATCACCAAGAACAGGCTGCGCGTGGTCAGCTTCTGCGACAACAACAGCCACGGCATCCTGCAGGTGAACTCGGGCAGCAGCGTGCTCAGCCTGGCCACGGGTGACCAGGTGTCCCTGACCACCGACCCTGCCCGGGGCAGCTCCATTTACAGCGGCTCTGAGGCCGACAGCGTCTTCAGCGGGTTCCTGGTGTCCCCAGAGACAGCCTGA